One genomic segment of Mytilus galloprovincialis chromosome 5, xbMytGall1.hap1.1, whole genome shotgun sequence includes these proteins:
- the LOC143075470 gene encoding uncharacterized protein LOC143075470, with the protein MPPKNKNVVRNLQTKELLRKIFKFFVTEKERNKPWAIQDPIKRLVKATGIKPTTLRRYVNTDASDDAVQDVVKAVHKAAVQKTVKKNQKLDDFDKGVVRRTIYDLHKKSQSVTMPSLQQALKKKDIDVSMSTVSRTVRLLGFRFYKNASSRRFVSEREDIVLLRMAYLRKIRKFRQQGRHIVYLDETWLNTNHVVKGDWLDVPSTSMSVFEPHCKGTHRKVPSGKGTRLIILDVGSSQQGLIPGCGLIFESKTNSSDYHDEMNKEHFTEWFRDTLLPKLPPRSVIIMDNAPYHSHLDPDSRVPNTNSNKSEISAWLEKNIVQYDKKMKKAELLDLVKQKKPQPRYIIDDLASANGHEILRTPPYHCELNPIEMVWSYLKGYVARFNSSCKKKDIIKLFEEAKSHIDAERWAKFETHVEREFEEKLRKLDGIRDEDVNPVVIDMTDDDSQDSQRTIPYMFSEGEEEGDDVENDNDFEDTVSDTINDADEILCNTCGSIEPPKPIQKDKYISWFQCDACDQWVHNRCCTKPALAKNVCLRCFSIFNHRNLSEPLNSPLEEMEQ; encoded by the exons acAAAAGAGCTATTGAGgaaaattttcaagttttttgtaACAGAAAAGGAGAGAAATAAGCCATGGGCAATACAGGATCCAATTAAAAGATTAGTGAAGGCAACAG GAATTAAACCAACAACTTTAAGGCGATATGTCAATACAGATGCCAGTGATGATGCTGTGCAGGATGTGGTGAAGGCAGTTCATAAGGCTGCTGTCCAGAAAACTGTTAAGAAGAACCAGAAGTTGGATGATTTCGACAAAGGTGTGGTGAGAAGGACCATCTATGATCTGCACAAGAAATCCCAGTCAGTGACCATGCCAAGTCTGCAGCAAGCTCTGAAAAAGAAAGACATTGACGTTTCCATGTCAACAGTGTCGAGAACAGTGCGTTTACTGGGGTTTCG gtTCTACAAGAATGCGTCAAGCCGAAGATTTGTGTCGGAGAGGGAGGACATCGTTCTCTTGAGAATGGCATATCTTCGTAAGATACGTAAGTTTAGGCAGCAAGGGCGTCATATTGTATATCTGGATGAGACTTGGTTGAACACTAATCATGTAGTAAAGGGTGACTGGCTGGATGTTCCCAGCACGTCCATGTCTGTCTTTGAGCCACACTGTAAAGGTACCCATCGGAAAGTACCTTCTGGCAAGGGTACTAGATTGATAATCTTAGATGTTGGCTCCTCTCAACAAGGCCTAATCCCCGGATGTGGTCTTATATTTGAGTCGAAAACTAACAGCTCTGATTATCATGACGAGATGAATAAGGAGCACTTTACAGAGTGGTTCAGAGATACACTTCTCCCTAAACTGCCTCCTCGGTCTGTAATCATAATGGACAATGCTCCGTATCACAGCCACTTAGATCCTGACTCAAGGGTACCAAACACTAACAGCAACAAGTCAGAGATCTCGGCATGGCTGGAGAAGAACATTGTACAGTatgataagaaaatgaaaaaggCCGAGCTGCTTGATTTAGTGAAGCAAAAAAAGCCTCAACCTAGGTATATAATAGATGACCTTGCATCAGCTAATGGCCATGAGATTTTACGCACACCTCCTTATCATTGTGAGCTCAATCCCATCGAAATGGTTTGGTCTTACTTGAAAGGCTATGTAGCTAGATTTAATTCTAGTTGCAAGAAAAAAGACATTATCAAGCTTTTTGAGGAGGCCAAGTCCCATATCGATGCGGAGCGCTGGGCTAAATTTGAGACTCACGTGGAAAGGGAGTTTGAGGAAAAGCTCAGGAAACTTGATGGCATCAGAGACGAAGACGTCAATCCAGTGGTGATTGACATGACGGACGATGACAGCCAAGACAGCCAAAGGACAATTCCTTACATGTTTTCAGAGGGGGAGGAGGAGGGGGATGACGTTGAAAATGACAATGACTTTGAGGACACCGTCTCTGATACCATCAATGATGCTGATGAGATTTTGTGCAATACCTGTGGTAGCATTGAACCACCCAAGCCTATTCAAAAGGACAAGTATATATCCTGGTTTCAGTGTGATGCTTGTGATCAGTGGGTACACAACAGGTGTTGCACAAAACCTGCTCTTGCGAAGAATGTCTGCCTTCGCTGCTTCTCCATTTTTAATCACCGGAACCTCAGTGAACCACTGAATTCGCCACTGGAAGAGATGGAACAGTGA